A window of the Citrus sinensis cultivar Valencia sweet orange chromosome 9, DVS_A1.0, whole genome shotgun sequence genome harbors these coding sequences:
- the LOC102611666 gene encoding probable protein phosphatase 2C 44 codes for MMSKHPAASVSRSNNSTGFFSKIKNSTCFSSSSSDTGKGRSKSSSNKVSHGYHLVEGQSGHDMEDYLVAEYRKKKNHVLGLFAIFDGHLGDRVPTYLKDNLFNNILEESNFWKDPKAAITNAYRSTDQFILENSMQLGPGGSTAVTAIVIDGKDLWVANVGDSRAVVCERGSANQITVDHEPHAERRRIEKQGGFVTSLPGDVPRVNGQLAVARAFGDQSLKAHLSSEPDVRHVPIDPSIEFLILASDGLWKVMKNQEAVDLVKPIKDPQAAAKRLTTEALARKSKDDISCIVIRFGQ; via the exons ATGATGAGTAAGCACCCCGCAGCAAGTGTTTCTCGCTCCAATAATAGTACGGGTTTTTTTTCCAAGATCAAG AATTCTACTTGTTTTAGTTCATCATCATCCGACACTGGAAAAGGAAGAAGTAAGTCGTCAAGTAACAAAGTATCTCATGGATATCACTTAGTAGAAGGCCAATCTGGTCATGATATGGAAGACTACCTTGTTGCCGAAtacagaaaaaagaagaatcatGTGCTTGGTCTATTTGCTATCTTCGATGGCCATCTTGGGGATCGTGTACCTACTTATTTGAAAGATAACCTTTTCAACAACATACTTGAAGAG TCAAATTTCTGGAAAGACCCTAAGGCAGCAATAACAAATGCTTACCGCTCCACAGATCAGTTTATACTGGAAAACTCTATGCAATTAGGGCCTGGTGGATCAACTGCAGTTACTGCAATTGTTATTGATGGCAAAGATCTATGGGTGGCAAACGTTGGTGACTCAAGAGCTGTTGTGTGTGAAAGGGGCTCTGCCAATCAAATAACTGTGGACCATGAGCCTCATGCTGAGCGAAGAAGGATTGAGAAGCAGGGTGGCTTTGTGACTTCTCTTCCCG GTGACGTGCCCAGAGTTAATGGTCAACTTGCTGTTGCACGTGCATTCGGGGATCAAAGTCTTAAAGCACATTTAAGTTCAGAGCCTGATGTAAGACATGTGCCAATAGACCCAAGTATCGAATTTTTAATATTGGCAAGTGATGGATTGTGGAAG GTTATGAAGAATCAAGAGGCAGTTGATCTTGTGAAACCCATAAAAGATCCTCAGGCAGCAGCGAAACGACTAACAACTGAAGCATTGGCAAGAAAGAGTAAAGATGACATATCTTGCATTGTTATTCGTTTTGGACAATGA